Proteins encoded within one genomic window of Bacillus sp. F19:
- a CDS encoding DUF2179 domain-containing protein: MLQALLIFLLQLIFVPVLTMRTILLVKNQTKSAAGVGLLEAIIYIISLGIVFQDLSNLYNIIAYVVGFSIGLLLGGLLEKKLAIGYITYQVNIPERNTELVNDLRNAGFGVTSFEGQGINSTRYRLDIVSKRSREEELLEIIQEREPAAFMMSYEIRSFKGGYLTKSMKKRQSMFNKKKIKGPAESYTEKG; encoded by the coding sequence ATGCTTCAAGCGTTGTTGATCTTTTTACTGCAGCTGATTTTTGTCCCGGTCCTCACGATGAGAACCATCCTTCTTGTAAAAAATCAAACAAAATCAGCAGCTGGTGTCGGGTTATTGGAAGCGATTATCTACATCATCAGCTTAGGGATTGTCTTTCAGGATCTATCAAACCTTTATAACATTATCGCTTATGTCGTTGGGTTCAGTATTGGTTTGCTCCTTGGCGGATTATTGGAGAAGAAGCTTGCCATTGGCTATATAACCTATCAAGTAAATATTCCGGAGAGAAATACGGAGCTTGTGAATGATTTAAGAAATGCAGGTTTCGGCGTTACTTCGTTTGAAGGACAGGGCATCAATTCCACCCGCTATCGTTTAGACATCGTTTCAAAGCGGTCACGCGAAGAGGAATTGCTCGAAATTATTCAGGAAAGAGAACCAGCTGCTTTCATGATGTCCTATGAAATCCGTTCGTTTAAAGGCGGTTATTTGACGAAATCGATGAAGAAAAGACAGAGTATGTTTAACAAGAAAAAAATAAAAGGACCAGCTGAGTCCTATACTGAAAAAGGCTGA
- a CDS encoding low temperature requirement protein A, whose translation MAEKKVTWLELFYDLLFVAAVAAATHVLLHIEDGYIHTEYLLKFVLIFIPIWWAWVGQTMFINRFGQDLFHQRLFLILQMFFVLIMTSSLAVDFDPYYLSFLIGYIGLRAVTAIQYLVVQRIEEGFRKDAALYLGRYFWIGIIISLFSVLFDSWIRYAVLYTGIIIDIMVPMFGRKYLVKVPTNTAHLLERFGLFSIILFGEALVSTLAVIQPKQGNWNSIGFSIISFILIISMWWQYFDNVEKKVDKSIQTADQIIIYGHLFILMSLSMIAASIRLLFLHEVQYSFILYFVFGSVLLYFLSTTFVFHKYRHENHRLNIYHLGLFLSILAVFFIINLIVVVPNIVVIGELTLFFIIYAKLTTT comes from the coding sequence ATGGCAGAAAAGAAAGTTACATGGTTAGAGCTTTTTTATGATTTGTTATTTGTTGCGGCTGTTGCGGCTGCAACCCATGTTTTACTTCATATTGAAGATGGATATATCCATACAGAGTATTTATTAAAGTTTGTGTTAATTTTTATTCCTATCTGGTGGGCTTGGGTAGGGCAAACTATGTTTATTAACCGGTTTGGACAAGATTTATTTCATCAACGGCTATTTTTGATACTGCAAATGTTTTTTGTCCTAATTATGACATCAAGCTTAGCAGTTGATTTTGATCCATATTATCTTTCTTTTTTAATTGGTTATATTGGCTTAAGAGCAGTGACTGCGATCCAATATCTTGTTGTGCAGCGTATAGAAGAGGGATTTCGAAAAGATGCAGCACTATATTTAGGAAGGTATTTTTGGATTGGAATCATTATATCATTATTCTCCGTCCTTTTTGATTCTTGGATTCGATATGCTGTGTTATATACGGGTATCATTATTGATATCATGGTCCCAATGTTTGGACGTAAATATTTAGTTAAGGTGCCCACAAATACGGCGCACTTATTAGAGCGATTTGGTCTATTTTCAATTATTCTCTTTGGTGAAGCTCTTGTCAGCACCCTTGCGGTAATTCAACCTAAACAAGGAAATTGGAATTCAATAGGCTTTTCGATCATTTCATTTATCCTAATTATATCGATGTGGTGGCAGTATTTCGATAATGTGGAGAAGAAAGTAGACAAGTCGATACAAACAGCCGACCAAATCATTATTTATGGTCATTTGTTTATTTTAATGTCTTTGAGCATGATTGCAGCATCCATCAGACTATTGTTTTTACATGAGGTTCAGTATTCATTCATCCTATATTTCGTTTTTGGTTCTGTATTGCTCTATTTCCTGTCAACTACTTTTGTTTTCCACAAATATAGACATGAGAACCACAGATTGAATATTTATCATTTAGGGTTATTTTTAAGTATTTTAGCAGTCTTTTTTATTATTAATTTAATTGTAGTAGTACCTAATATTGTAGTAATAGGGGAATTAACACTGTTTTTTATCATCTATGCTAAATTAACAACCACTTAA
- a CDS encoding LysR family transcriptional regulator translates to MDERDWLVLQTLYREKNITKAAQHLYISQPALTNRLQQLEKEFGVTIVHRGRRGVQFTPQGEYLAKCAYDMLSAIQKIKENVLNMEDNTVGTLRLGVSNFFTDYKLPNLLKLFKEQYPNVEFKVTTAFSSEIAHLIYSGDVHIGFVRGDYSWKGQKRPLFEETLCIASKEEIDISKLPELPRIDYQTDPLLKTAVDHWWSEHFTQPPLISIEVDKADTCKKMVVNGLGYAILPSMILSDVDGLHKIVIETVDGKPIMRKTWMFFHEESLQLNIVKAFVDFIGNLDFENGI, encoded by the coding sequence ATGGATGAACGGGATTGGCTGGTTTTACAAACGCTTTACCGAGAAAAAAACATCACCAAGGCCGCTCAGCACTTATATATTTCACAGCCCGCATTGACGAATCGCCTGCAGCAGCTGGAAAAGGAATTCGGCGTGACCATCGTGCACAGAGGAAGGCGCGGCGTTCAATTTACTCCACAAGGCGAATATTTGGCGAAATGTGCATATGATATGCTGTCAGCCATTCAAAAAATAAAAGAAAATGTCCTGAATATGGAGGATAACACAGTTGGAACATTAAGGCTTGGTGTATCTAACTTTTTCACAGATTATAAGCTTCCTAATCTATTAAAATTATTTAAAGAGCAGTACCCGAATGTGGAATTCAAGGTAACGACCGCATTCAGCAGCGAGATTGCCCATTTAATTTACAGCGGTGATGTTCACATCGGGTTTGTCAGGGGAGATTACAGCTGGAAAGGGCAAAAGCGTCCGTTGTTTGAAGAAACCTTGTGCATTGCTTCAAAAGAAGAAATAGATATCTCGAAACTCCCTGAACTGCCAAGAATTGATTATCAAACAGACCCTCTTCTGAAAACAGCCGTAGATCATTGGTGGTCTGAACATTTCACTCAGCCTCCATTAATAAGTATAGAAGTGGATAAAGCCGATACATGCAAAAAAATGGTTGTAAACGGATTAGGCTATGCCATCTTGCCGAGTATGATCTTAAGTGATGTTGATGGCCTGCACAAAATTGTGATCGAAACAGTTGATGGAAAGCCTATCATGCGTAAAACATGGATGTTTTTTCATGAAGAATCCCTGCAGCTGAATATTGTGAAGGCATTTGTGGATTTTATCGGGAATTTGGATTTTGAGAATGGGATTTAG
- a CDS encoding NAD(P)H-dependent oxidoreductase: MTKTIGLICGSLRKSSYNRIIAQSLVDMEGSTEFRWIEIKDLPLFDEDLEVGGGPETVASFKKAIQEVNGIIIVSPEYNSGIPGVLKNALDWASRPPKTSVLHRKPVGVIGATPGGLGTAFSQMQIRQTLEAIQAQVLPFQKVLISQVHEKIDSNQKVLTDDKTKRYLQSYLQQFLLWIDHTPFENK, from the coding sequence ATGACCAAAACAATTGGACTAATTTGTGGTAGTTTAAGAAAAAGTTCTTATAATCGAATTATTGCACAATCCCTAGTTGACATGGAAGGTAGCACTGAGTTTCGCTGGATTGAAATTAAAGATCTCCCTTTATTTGATGAAGATTTAGAAGTCGGCGGCGGACCGGAAACTGTAGCATCATTTAAAAAAGCAATTCAAGAAGTTAACGGTATTATTATTGTAAGTCCTGAGTACAATTCAGGCATTCCTGGTGTGTTAAAAAACGCATTAGATTGGGCTTCAAGACCTCCAAAGACTTCGGTTCTTCATAGAAAACCAGTAGGTGTGATAGGAGCAACCCCTGGGGGATTAGGAACGGCTTTTTCTCAAATGCAAATCAGACAAACACTAGAAGCCATACAAGCTCAAGTTCTTCCGTTTCAAAAAGTTTTAATTTCACAAGTACATGAAAAGATTGACTCAAATCAGAAAGTGCTTACTGACGATAAAACAAAGCGATATCTTCAGAGTTATTTGCAACAATTTTTGCTTTGGATCGATCACACTCCCTTTGAAAATAAATAA
- a CDS encoding amino acid permease: MSGCTPGSSNKSSSSSGDLNWWQLSLIGVGCTIGTGYFLGSSIGIMITGPSIVISFFLASIGTYIVFNVLAKMTAKDPQEGSFCYYAGKAFGKWAGFSCGWNYWASNILIMGSQLIALSILSQFWFPNIASWIFAVGYAILSILVVITGTKGFDKTENLLAILKFAAIIMFIILAVLALMGFIKGPQKPELFACAFDLFKDGWKGFWASLTYAFYAYGGIEVIGLLAIQLKKKEDAPKAGKVMLFCLTAVYVISLALAVLLVSSDSFHEKESPFVTALTGYNLVFFPHVFNAAIIIAGFSTMTASLFGVTNLLVTLSKDGDAPAFFSKKIKRFKQLPVPSLALASIGLVASIITALILPGKIYEYITTAAGILLLYNWFFIIMSSLKLLKTKWITKLSSYLGIVLILAAVSGTLMDKAVRPGFYISLLFVLIISLVCLKMKKYWKQEKTKIRYY; encoded by the coding sequence ATGAGCGGCTGCACTCCAGGCAGTTCTAATAAAAGCAGCTCAAGCAGCGGAGATTTAAACTGGTGGCAGTTATCTTTAATCGGAGTCGGCTGCACCATTGGAACCGGTTATTTCCTTGGATCCAGCATTGGAATTATGATTACTGGGCCCTCCATTGTCATTTCTTTTTTCCTGGCATCAATAGGTACATATATTGTCTTTAATGTTCTGGCAAAGATGACAGCAAAAGACCCTCAGGAAGGATCCTTCTGTTATTATGCAGGGAAAGCATTCGGCAAATGGGCAGGATTCAGCTGCGGTTGGAATTACTGGGCGTCCAATATCTTAATTATGGGCAGTCAGCTTATTGCCCTATCTATACTCTCTCAATTTTGGTTCCCAAATATAGCTTCATGGATTTTTGCCGTTGGCTATGCGATTCTTTCCATCCTGGTTGTTATAACAGGCACCAAAGGGTTCGATAAGACAGAAAACCTTCTTGCCATATTAAAGTTTGCTGCGATTATCATGTTTATAATACTGGCAGTTCTGGCACTTATGGGATTCATAAAAGGACCCCAAAAACCGGAATTGTTTGCTTGCGCATTTGATCTTTTCAAGGATGGATGGAAAGGATTTTGGGCTTCATTGACTTATGCTTTTTATGCCTATGGAGGAATTGAAGTAATTGGTCTTTTGGCCATCCAGCTGAAAAAGAAGGAAGATGCGCCAAAGGCTGGAAAAGTGATGCTCTTCTGTCTGACCGCCGTTTACGTCATTTCTTTGGCACTTGCAGTATTGCTGGTGTCCTCCGATTCTTTTCATGAAAAAGAAAGCCCCTTTGTAACTGCTTTAACTGGATATAACCTTGTTTTTTTTCCACATGTATTTAATGCAGCAATTATTATCGCTGGATTTTCTACTATGACTGCTTCCCTTTTCGGTGTAACGAACCTTCTTGTTACGTTGTCCAAAGATGGAGATGCTCCAGCCTTTTTTTCTAAGAAAATCAAGAGATTCAAACAGCTTCCTGTTCCTTCACTTGCATTAGCATCAATAGGTCTTGTTGCATCCATCATAACAGCTCTGATTCTGCCGGGAAAAATATACGAGTATATAACCACTGCAGCAGGTATACTTCTTCTGTACAATTGGTTTTTCATTATTATGTCTTCCTTAAAACTGCTGAAAACGAAATGGATCACTAAACTATCTTCATATCTTGGAATTGTTTTGATTTTAGCTGCTGTAAGCGGAACGTTAATGGACAAGGCCGTCAGACCAGGTTTTTATATTAGTCTGCTATTTGTGCTTATTATCTCTTTAGTTTGCTTAAAGATGAAAAAATATTGGAAACAAGAAAAAACAAAAATTAGATATTATTAA
- a CDS encoding LysE family translocator, whose translation MNIFMTYMILGISLAAPIGPVNAAQLNRGIKKGFFHAWIFGIGALLADLLYMMLVYFGVIHFIDSSFMKTFLWIFGFFVLLYSGIESLLSIREIHIRNDASFKNSVLSSFLSGFVMSVSNPLTIMFWLGIYGSVLAKTVSGSSVNQLLLYSTAIICGILIWDFTMAAVSSYARKFLHSKLLIAISFLSSLSMIGFGIYFGYHAWLILF comes from the coding sequence TTGAACATTTTCATGACCTATATGATTCTTGGTATTTCTCTTGCAGCACCTATTGGTCCTGTAAATGCAGCTCAGCTTAATCGCGGTATTAAAAAAGGATTTTTTCATGCATGGATTTTTGGGATAGGAGCGTTGCTCGCTGATCTGCTTTATATGATGCTTGTATATTTTGGTGTGATTCATTTTATAGACTCTTCATTTATGAAAACGTTTCTTTGGATTTTTGGTTTCTTTGTCCTTCTTTACTCGGGTATCGAAAGTCTTTTGAGCATAAGAGAAATACATATCAGGAATGATGCTTCTTTTAAAAATTCGGTCTTAAGCTCATTTTTATCAGGATTTGTCATGTCTGTTTCAAACCCGCTGACCATTATGTTCTGGTTAGGAATTTATGGATCAGTTTTAGCTAAAACTGTTTCTGGTTCCAGTGTCAATCAGCTTCTATTATACAGCACTGCTATCATCTGCGGGATTTTAATCTGGGATTTTACAATGGCCGCAGTCTCAAGTTATGCAAGAAAGTTCCTTCACTCTAAACTTTTGATCGCAATCTCATTCCTTTCATCATTATCGATGATTGGATTTGGAATCTATTTTGGCTATCATGCATGGTTGATTTTATTTTAA
- a CDS encoding AraC family transcriptional regulator — MLPIHFLNTRGDNKGIPLTLYSIGWEHQVYMNRPVGFPVNQVFLNKKGTGVFRIFGLGELELKAGHVLVLPAGVAHEYFPLTKSPWQLGFIGFEGNSVNPILENIGLKQPKVMTVKSFSSLWSYVEKLWQIAQKNENDAVMNASVSLYSFLLELRKLEETNNESHINSAKHSPHENIRKIVNLLHEHYDEPLEMASLSSLAGFTPQHFTRIFRKMYGLTPYQYLNKIRFEKAIFLLQEEPEWHVHEIAERLGMETNYFIRAFKKKYGVTPGVYRGK, encoded by the coding sequence ATGCTGCCAATTCATTTTCTTAATACGAGAGGGGATAACAAAGGAATACCTTTGACTTTGTACTCAATTGGATGGGAGCATCAAGTATACATGAACAGGCCCGTCGGATTTCCCGTGAATCAAGTCTTCTTGAATAAAAAGGGCACGGGGGTATTTCGAATATTTGGGCTTGGAGAGCTTGAATTAAAGGCGGGGCATGTCCTTGTTTTACCTGCCGGAGTGGCGCATGAATATTTTCCATTAACCAAGTCGCCCTGGCAATTAGGGTTTATTGGGTTTGAGGGAAATTCGGTAAATCCAATCCTTGAGAATATAGGACTTAAACAGCCGAAAGTGATGACTGTAAAATCATTTTCATCTCTTTGGTCATATGTTGAAAAACTGTGGCAAATTGCACAGAAAAATGAGAATGATGCAGTAATGAATGCATCCGTCAGCCTTTACTCTTTCTTGCTGGAGCTGAGAAAGCTGGAAGAAACGAACAACGAAAGCCATATAAACAGCGCAAAACATTCACCTCACGAAAACATTCGCAAAATCGTAAATCTGCTTCACGAACATTACGACGAACCTCTGGAAATGGCAAGCTTATCAAGTCTCGCCGGCTTTACACCACAGCATTTCACCAGAATTTTCAGGAAAATGTACGGTCTGACACCTTATCAATATTTAAATAAAATACGTTTTGAGAAAGCTATTTTTTTGCTGCAAGAAGAACCAGAATGGCATGTTCATGAAATAGCTGAAAGACTGGGGATGGAAACAAACTATTTTATTAGAGCTTTTAAAAAGAAATATGGCGTTACACCAGGTGTCTATAGAGGAAAGTAG
- a CDS encoding YqcI/YcgG family protein produces the protein MKLIYDKNCLYKNEAILEDWERKAFHLFSEKIQNKELKFPCIPAAQGFAMDHFRYAFVDDPESINSLSDFARKFTYYSEISKTTGTYSSLIVFFNNMPETDRYTPENYEALFWKILSNIKQFDEEQWPADIPIDPENKFWEYCFAGEKYFMYCATPSHRHRNSRFFPYLMLAITPRWVLNEFGKNKIQSSKVKKEIRRRLNLYDTISPHPDLNQYGNEDNYEWKQYFLRDDHTSPKSCPFSGYGKNDIYSESKKNRDNL, from the coding sequence GTGAAGCTTATATATGATAAAAACTGCCTTTATAAAAACGAAGCAATACTTGAAGACTGGGAACGAAAAGCATTTCATTTATTCTCAGAAAAAATACAAAACAAGGAACTTAAATTTCCTTGTATACCAGCTGCACAAGGGTTTGCTATGGATCACTTTAGATATGCATTTGTTGATGATCCAGAAAGCATAAACTCACTCTCTGATTTTGCACGCAAGTTTACCTATTATTCCGAAATCTCTAAAACGACTGGCACATACTCTTCACTTATTGTTTTCTTTAATAACATGCCTGAAACTGATAGATATACGCCGGAGAATTATGAGGCTCTTTTTTGGAAGATATTATCAAACATAAAGCAGTTCGATGAGGAGCAATGGCCAGCAGACATTCCAATAGATCCGGAAAATAAATTCTGGGAGTACTGTTTCGCTGGTGAAAAATACTTTATGTATTGTGCAACCCCCAGTCATCGCCACAGAAATAGCCGTTTTTTTCCTTACCTCATGTTAGCAATTACACCACGCTGGGTGTTAAATGAATTCGGAAAGAATAAAATCCAGAGCAGCAAAGTGAAAAAAGAGATAAGGAGAAGATTAAACCTATATGATACAATTTCTCCTCATCCAGATTTGAATCAGTATGGGAACGAGGATAATTATGAATGGAAGCAGTATTTCCTGCGGGATGATCATACATCACCCAAGTCCTGTCCATTCTCTGGCTATGGGAAAAATGACATATACTCGGAGTCTAAGAAAAATAGGGATAATCTTTGA
- a CDS encoding ribonuclease J, which yields MTSEKLSIFALGGLNEIGKNMYALQYDNEMVVIDCGSKFPDESLLGIDLIIPDIAYLKENKDKIKGLVVTHGHEDHIGGIPYLLKQLNIPIYATRLTLGLIEIKLKEHNLLADTQLIRIDSETKIEFEFLKLSFFKTNHSIPDCLGVVFNTPEGTVVHTGDFKFDLTPVNNQHTDIHKMAKIGSEGVLLLLSESTNAERPGFTPSEQIVGEHIEDAFIKAHRKIFISTFASNVNRVQQIVNAAKLTNRKLALLGRSMVNVVSVAIDQGYLQIPDGMLIEAHEINQLPPERVAILCTGSQGEPMAALARLSNSSYRNVEVLPEDTVIFSASPIPGNERNVSRIIDNLFNLGATVIYGSGSSTGMHVSGHAYQEELKLMLTLMKPKYFIPIHGEYRMLHHHCLLAESVGVAAENMYVMKNGDIVDISNQTAVQTRSIQAGNVYVDGLGIGDIGNIVLRDRKQLSEDGMLVIVITLSKTEAKIISGPDAISRGFVYARDSEALLQEVNQLTKTTVNSLLTKKNNQWNVIKKEIKEKLGHFLFVQTKRRPMILPIIIEV from the coding sequence ATGACTAGTGAAAAGCTTTCAATATTTGCACTTGGCGGATTAAATGAAATCGGTAAAAACATGTATGCCTTACAGTACGATAATGAAATGGTTGTCATTGACTGCGGATCGAAATTTCCCGATGAAAGTCTACTGGGAATTGATTTGATCATTCCTGATATTGCTTACCTAAAAGAGAACAAAGATAAAATCAAAGGTTTAGTGGTTACTCATGGGCATGAAGACCACATCGGGGGTATTCCCTATCTTTTAAAACAGCTGAACATCCCAATTTATGCGACCAGGCTTACTTTAGGATTAATCGAGATTAAGTTAAAAGAACATAATCTTTTGGCTGACACACAACTGATAAGAATTGACTCAGAAACAAAAATTGAATTTGAATTTCTAAAATTAAGTTTCTTTAAAACAAATCACAGCATCCCTGATTGCCTTGGCGTAGTTTTTAACACCCCTGAAGGAACTGTTGTCCATACTGGAGATTTTAAATTTGATTTGACCCCAGTAAATAATCAGCATACTGATATACATAAAATGGCCAAAATAGGCAGTGAAGGCGTTTTGCTGCTCTTATCAGAAAGCACAAATGCTGAAAGGCCAGGATTTACTCCTTCCGAACAAATCGTAGGAGAACATATCGAAGATGCCTTCATAAAAGCTCATCGAAAAATTTTCATATCTACTTTTGCTTCAAATGTAAATCGTGTTCAGCAAATCGTGAATGCTGCAAAATTAACGAATAGAAAATTAGCCTTACTCGGACGAAGTATGGTTAATGTGGTATCCGTGGCTATCGATCAAGGATACCTTCAAATACCCGATGGCATGCTGATTGAAGCACATGAAATCAATCAATTGCCTCCTGAGCGGGTAGCGATCCTTTGTACTGGAAGTCAAGGTGAACCAATGGCTGCTCTTGCCAGACTTTCAAACTCAAGTTATCGAAATGTCGAGGTATTGCCTGAAGATACTGTGATTTTTTCAGCTTCCCCAATCCCAGGGAATGAAAGAAACGTTTCCCGTATTATAGATAATTTATTTAACTTAGGAGCAACTGTCATATACGGGTCTGGCAGTTCAACTGGAATGCATGTTTCAGGCCATGCCTATCAAGAAGAACTCAAGCTGATGCTGACTTTGATGAAACCTAAATATTTCATCCCTATTCATGGAGAATACAGAATGCTTCACCATCACTGTTTACTGGCAGAATCCGTGGGTGTTGCAGCAGAAAATATGTATGTTATGAAAAATGGGGATATTGTAGACATTTCGAATCAGACAGCCGTTCAAACTCGTTCAATACAAGCAGGCAATGTATATGTTGATGGTTTAGGTATTGGCGATATCGGCAATATCGTTTTAAGAGACAGGAAACAGCTTTCAGAAGACGGGATGCTTGTTATCGTAATCACTTTAAGCAAAACGGAAGCAAAAATCATTTCCGGTCCAGATGCTATTTCACGAGGATTTGTTTATGCACGTGATTCTGAAGCGTTACTGCAAGAAGTTAATCAACTTACAAAAACAACTGTAAATTCACTTTTAACAAAGAAAAACAACCAATGGAACGTAATCAAAAAAGAGATAAAAGAAAAACTTGGACATTTTTTATTTGTCCAAACCAAGAGAAGACCAATGATTCTTCCCATCATTATCGAGGTTTAA
- a CDS encoding dimethylarginine dimethylaminohydrolase family protein: protein MHQEDKTEVSCFSEYDSLKNVILCEPRFMRISQVINETQRRYHKENIQVEKAIVQHQTFVDALKNNGIETHILPSKEKYPEQVFTRDIGFAVGEVLFISDMKMPIRQGEEGILKEWLNTIGIKYIDLVEDQTEGGDVIIDRKTVYIGLSERTTAGAIEKIQSHLIDYTVIPIPIKKEILHLDCIFNIISDTEALIYKDGLNDSEYNLLANRFDLIEVSKEEQFSMGVNVLSIGNKKIISLPQNAEVNQQLSKRGYDVIKIDFSEIIKSGGSFRCCTLPIKRIM, encoded by the coding sequence ATGCATCAAGAAGATAAAACAGAAGTAAGCTGCTTTTCCGAATATGATTCTTTAAAGAATGTAATCCTATGCGAACCAAGATTTATGAGGATCAGTCAGGTAATTAATGAGACTCAAAGAAGATATCATAAAGAAAATATTCAAGTGGAAAAAGCAATCGTTCAACATCAAACTTTTGTTGATGCTCTTAAAAATAACGGAATCGAGACTCATATCCTTCCTTCAAAAGAAAAATATCCAGAACAGGTTTTTACTAGAGATATCGGATTTGCTGTAGGAGAGGTTTTATTTATTTCGGATATGAAAATGCCAATCAGGCAGGGTGAAGAAGGAATTCTAAAAGAATGGCTTAATACCATTGGAATAAAGTACATAGATCTTGTCGAAGATCAGACTGAAGGCGGCGATGTCATTATTGACCGTAAAACAGTCTATATTGGTTTAAGTGAAAGGACAACTGCCGGTGCCATTGAAAAAATTCAGTCACATCTAATAGATTATACGGTCATTCCTATCCCTATAAAAAAAGAAATTTTACATTTAGATTGTATCTTCAATATTATTTCGGATACAGAGGCCCTTATTTATAAAGATGGCCTTAATGATAGTGAATATAACCTATTAGCCAATCGATTTGATTTAATTGAGGTTTCTAAAGAAGAACAGTTTTCTATGGGTGTAAACGTTCTTTCAATAGGAAATAAAAAAATCATCAGTTTACCTCAAAACGCAGAAGTCAATCAGCAATTAAGCAAGCGCGGGTATGATGTGATTAAAATTGATTTTAGTGAAATTATTAAATCAGGCGGATCTTTCCGCTGCTGCACGCTGCCAATTAAACGAATCATGTAA
- a CDS encoding MFS transporter, producing the protein MVSEENKLSNWCIVSMASIPLVMTLGNSMLIPVLPIFEKEVGITPFQSSMVITSYSIASIILIPFAGYLSDRIGRKAVILPSLFIALIGGLVAGFASWKLSDPYTMIILGRILQGIGAAGASPIILPLVGDLYKNDDEKASSCLGVVETSNTFGKVLSPIIGSLFASILWFVPFFSISFFSFISILLIFFFVKVPKRKEKPAAFKEFLSNTKKTFHQEGKWLYLLFALGAFVMLILFAVLFFLSNHLEKVYLLKGIKKGFLLAIPLMVLCTSAFITGKCIKGNMKIMRIITIFSLLILSLSVPFIGYVKYNLFWLFFVTSIIGMAIGAMLPTLDAIVTENTEKEERGTITSFYSSARFIGVALGPPIMTAVIKNYLNLSFIIAGITGILLLWLVIKNFKAKPEKRKMIYF; encoded by the coding sequence ATGGTCAGTGAGGAGAACAAACTAAGCAATTGGTGCATAGTAAGTATGGCTTCTATTCCACTCGTTATGACACTCGGCAATTCAATGCTTATACCTGTTTTGCCGATTTTTGAAAAAGAGGTTGGGATTACTCCTTTTCAGTCAAGTATGGTAATTACCAGTTATTCTATTGCGTCCATTATCCTTATCCCATTTGCAGGATACTTATCTGATCGAATTGGAAGAAAAGCTGTGATATTACCCAGTCTATTTATTGCTCTCATCGGCGGATTAGTGGCAGGATTTGCTTCTTGGAAGTTAAGTGATCCATATACGATGATCATTCTTGGGCGTATTCTTCAGGGGATAGGAGCAGCAGGTGCCTCTCCCATAATCCTGCCTTTAGTAGGAGATTTGTATAAAAACGATGATGAAAAGGCAAGTTCATGCCTGGGTGTAGTGGAAACATCCAATACATTTGGAAAAGTGCTCAGTCCAATTATCGGATCATTATTCGCTTCAATACTATGGTTTGTTCCGTTTTTTTCCATTTCTTTTTTTAGCTTCATTTCCATTCTTCTTATTTTCTTTTTTGTGAAGGTTCCTAAAAGGAAAGAAAAACCAGCTGCTTTTAAAGAATTTCTTTCAAATACAAAAAAGACCTTTCATCAAGAGGGAAAATGGCTCTACCTTTTGTTCGCCCTTGGAGCATTTGTTATGCTTATTTTATTTGCTGTATTATTCTTCTTATCAAACCATCTTGAGAAAGTATATTTACTAAAAGGAATAAAAAAAGGATTTTTATTAGCCATTCCACTTATGGTTTTATGCACTTCAGCATTTATAACAGGTAAATGTATAAAGGGTAATATGAAAATAATGAGAATTATCACTATTTTCAGCCTTTTAATTTTATCTTTAAGTGTTCCGTTTATAGGCTATGTGAAATATAATCTATTTTGGCTTTTTTTTGTTACCAGTATCATTGGTATGGCTATTGGGGCCATGCTTCCAACCTTAGATGCAATTGTAACTGAAAATACCGAGAAGGAAGAACGGGGCACGATTACCTCATTTTACAGTTCTGCAAGGTTCATTGGTGTTGCCTTAGGGCCTCCAATTATGACTGCGGTGATAAAAAATTACTTGAACCTGAGTTTTATAATAGCTGGTATTACAGGCATTCTCCTGTTGTGGCTAGTCATAAAAAATTTTAAAGCAAAGCCTGAAAAAAGGAAAATGATTTACTTTTGA